In Chitinophaga oryzae, the sequence CGTTCGCACCGGGATAGGAGAAGTCAGTCCACAGCATGTCAACTTTACCATAATTGGTCATCAGTTCCCGCACCTGGTTAAACAGGTAAGTACGGTACTTTTCCATATCGCGGCCTTTATTGAGTCTTTCATATTCCTTCGGATCACTGACACGCTGCGGATGTACCCTGTCAATCGTAAAATCAGGATGATGCCAGTCAATCAGCGAATAATAAAACCCGATTTTCAGCCCTTCCGCCCTGAAAGCGTCTACCCATTCCCTGACCAGGTCTTTTTTGATAGCGGTCTTTGTCGCTTTGTAATCGGTGTATTTGGAGTCGAACAGGCAGAAGCCTTCATGGTGTTTGGTGGTGATCACCGCATACTTCATGCCTGCCGCTTTTGCCATGCGTGCCCATTCGCGCGGATTGTACAGGTCCGGATTAAAATTGTCGAAGTATTTCTGATAAGCGCTGTCTGTAATGCGCTCATAATTTTTGATCCACTCATGACGGGCAGGCAGGGAATACAGCCCCCAGTGGATAAACATCCCGAAACGGTCATGCACCCACCAGGACAAGCGTTTCTCCGTTTGCTCAGGCGTCTCGTTGAAGATCTTTTTCTGCGCCTGCACCTGTATCTGCAGACAACACAGCAGGGTAATAATGGCGAACGTCAGTTTCTTCATAAATTATAATTAAAAGGATTTGTATTGTTGGTGTTTATTCTGCTACCAGCCAGGTATAACCGGAGGCGGGGATGGTCACTTTCACATGGGCGGTATACTGACGGTCAAGCGTATACGTTTTCGGCGTCGCTTCTTTTTCCCTGATCTTCACTGACTGTGTAAGTCCGGTGTAATACAGCGGCAACGCTACTTCCCGGGTGATGGGCGCTGTTGTTGGATTATACAGCATCACCATCGCTTTTTGCGGGAGCGTGGCGCTGATGTGCATGATACCATCCCAGTCACGGCCATCGGGGCGGCGGAGATGCATCACATCGGTATTGAGGATATCGCGGTATTTCTTATACCAGTTCACCACCTGTTGCACCAGTTGGCGGGTAGCGTCTGTATCATACAATCTTGGTCCGCGGTAACATGCCTGCACGCCCGCGCCATAGTATTGCATCATCAGCTGGTCGTACGTATCGAGGTGGTCTTTGAGCGGCTCCAGCGTAGCGTCAGCTCCGCCGCCATGGTATTCGCTCAGTGGCACGAAGCCCCAGCTCATGGATGGCGTTTTTTCCCAGGTGCCGTCAAAGATATTCTGCCGGTTGAGGATCAGCTGTTCTGTCCTTGGCAGGGAGAAATTCACCTCGCGGTATCCAAGGCCAATCTTGTTGGTGCCGTCCATAAAGTACCAGTCAGGTGCATTGATGTACACGCCTTTTGCATTCAGGAAACGATACAGTCCTTTCTGCAGCTGCATCTGTTTCCACTGGGAATCTTCTTTGCCGCTGTGGCCGGGATGGGTGGTAGAAGCGCAGACATCGCCGGGATAGGGGCCGTCGTTTTCGAAGATGTCGAAGCCGGTGGCGGTGATGAAGTGTTTTATTTTATCGAGGTAGCTGAGGCCCCATTTGCTGCCAAGGCAGGGGGCATTGCCGAAGAATGCACCGCCGGGCTTGCCGGTAGCGGGATTGACCACATCGTCTTCATCACTGATACGCCTGCTTGAAAACAGGGAGTATCCACCGAGCATTACTTTTTTACTGTGGGCATAATCTGCCAGCGCTTTGAATTTCGCGATGTTGGCGGCGCTGGTGTCTTCCATATTGAGACCGCTGCCGAAGCTGAGGATCACGCCTTCATAGCCGGTAGCCGCACATTGATCGATGATGTTTTTCACCTTTGCCGGGTCGGTGCTGACCAGGTGCATGAAGATGGGATTTTCCGTGGTCCATGGCGCCAGTATGCGGTACATGCGGCGTTTGGCCAAACCGTTGCGTTCCCGGTCATAACTGTCGAGCAGCAGTTCATAAGTACGGACAGACTCAAAATGTTCTCCTGCCGCCATGGTGATGCCCACCGGCACTTTGGGATGTACTTCCAGCAGGCAGGGCGTCAGCAGGTCATAGTTGACCTGCGAAGTATAGGTACTGTCTGTTTTCCAGTGAGTGGTCTGGTCGCTGAGCGATGCCGTCATGGAGTTATTGAACGTATAGTTGCTTTCCACATAAAGGCCATGCGGCGTTTTTATTTTATCGGGGCTGCCTACGACCGTGGACTCTTCTTCCGGGGTGGCCAGTATCTCATGGACCACCTGGTCCAGCTTCAGCGTTTGCCCGGTACCGTTAGTAATCTCCAGCCATTTGGACAGCAGCGGTATACCGTCAAATACTTCGTAGTGTACTTTTACCGTCACGCCCTGTAATTCGGGCGCCTGTGCCTTGTAGGTGAAGATGACCGCTTTACCGGTTGCCTGCCGGGGATTGGAGC encodes:
- a CDS encoding alpha-galactosidase; translated protein: MKKITPLLLTAGLYAAMATAQTKTPARDWLIDPKGFSATATEKGKEIVLSNGLLSRSFRTTPNVICTDFRNLVSGEQLLRAVKPEARLFINGRAYQVGGATGQRQNAYLLPAWLDNLKAGASDFVYAGHQFADIQPVLDWKASRWCSNPRQATGKAVIFTYKAQAPELQGVTVKVHYEVFDGIPLLSKWLEITNGTGQTLKLDQVVHEILATPEEESTVVGSPDKIKTPHGLYVESNYTFNNSMTASLSDQTTHWKTDSTYTSQVNYDLLTPCLLEVHPKVPVGITMAAGEHFESVRTYELLLDSYDRERNGLAKRRMYRILAPWTTENPIFMHLVSTDPAKVKNIIDQCAATGYEGVILSFGSGLNMEDTSAANIAKFKALADYAHSKKVMLGGYSLFSSRRISDEDDVVNPATGKPGGAFFGNAPCLGSKWGLSYLDKIKHFITATGFDIFENDGPYPGDVCASTTHPGHSGKEDSQWKQMQLQKGLYRFLNAKGVYINAPDWYFMDGTNKIGLGYREVNFSLPRTEQLILNRQNIFDGTWEKTPSMSWGFVPLSEYHGGGADATLEPLKDHLDTYDQLMMQYYGAGVQACYRGPRLYDTDATRQLVQQVVNWYKKYRDILNTDVMHLRRPDGRDWDGIMHISATLPQKAMVMLYNPTTAPITREVALPLYYTGLTQSVKIREKEATPKTYTLDRQYTAHVKVTIPASGYTWLVAE